The Streptomyces sp. NBC_00306 sequence CCTCACCGCCGAAGGGGACATTTCACATAAGCGAGGAGGTCGTCGCAGGTCAGGGAGTTTCCCGGGTGATTGTTAGGTGCGGTCCGGCGGGGTATTCGCAGAGGCACACGCTCTGCTCCCCGGGAGGAAGGCAGGCACCTCATGGACCACGTCGTCGACGTTTCCGGACGCACCCCCCTCGCTCCCTCGTTCGATCCCGCGGCTGCCGCCGGGCAGGCGCTGACGACCACCGGCGCGCATCTGATGCCCGCGGCCGCCACGATGGCCTGCCTGGGCGTCGATGTGGACCAGTGGCGGCGGTTCACCACCCACTGGGAATCCTTGACGGCGGACCCGTACGCCTCCGAGCGGGGCACCCGCAGGCTGCGCCGGTACGGGCACTTCGTCTTTTCCGCACCGAGAAGGTGTTTTCACCTGCTGCCGCCCGCCGCCTTCGTGCAGCCGGAGAGCAGCAATCCGCTCTATGTCGATGTCGACCGCCGATTCGATCCCCTGACCAGCTCCTTCGTCGCCGATCCCGTGGTGGGTTCCCTGCTGCGGATGCTGGGCCGGCTGGCGACGGGCCTGGACGACAGCGAGCGGTGGGACGTGAAGGTGCACCCCTTCCGGGTCATCGCGTCCGGCGAAGCCGCGGGGCTGCCCACTCCCGAGGGACTGCACCGGGACGGGGTCACCCTCGTCTCGTCGCTCATGGTGGGCCGGCGCAACGCCACGGGAGGGGAGAGCGAGGTCCGGGACATGGACGGAAACCGGCTGCTGGCCACGACCCTCGACGAACCGGGGACACTGCTGCTCGGTGACGACCGGCGCACGCTGCACGGAGTGTCGCCCGTCCGGCCGCTGGACCCGCACACCCAGGCGCGCCGGGACGTCCTGGTGGTGACATACGCGCCACGTCGTGGCACGACGGGCTGAGCGGGCCTGGGACCGGACCGACCCCGGGCGTCGGTCCCGTGGGTCAGCGGGCGGTCGCGGCCACCAGATCGTCCACGACAGCCTTGAGCCCGCCACGCTCGCGGGCCGCCCTCTGGCGTTCCGCACCGGAGCCACGCGTCGCGAGCCGCCGCAGGAACGCCGTCACCGTGTCGAGGTCACCCTGCTCATCGAGGGCGGGACGGACGAACGCCACCAGGCGTTCGGCCTGCACCGCCGAGGGGAGAATCCCGCCGCCCAGCGCGTCGACGCCGCTGCCGGCCCAGCCGTCCCGCGCGGCCCGCCAGTACGCGGCCCGCAACACCTCACCGCACACACGAGGCCCCGGATCGCCGTGGGCCACCCGCGCTGCCGCGGTCACCACCAGCGCCCTGACGAGGAGCGTCAGGGCCACGGTGTCCTCGATGTCCGGCAGGACGTCCATCGCCCGGACCTCGAGCGTCGGAAGGCGCGGATTGGGCCGGATGTCCCAGAACGGAGTCGCGGCGTCCAGCATCGCCTCGGTCTCCTCCATGGCGGTGGCCAGACGCTCGTGGTCATCGAGCGACTCGGCGTACGGAGGCGGGCCGAGGCACGGGAACCGCCCCCGGATCACCGAGCGCCAGCCGGCATAGCCCGTGTCGTGGCCTTGATGGAAGGGGGAGTTGGAACTCATCGCCACCAGAAGCGGCAGCCACGGCCGAAGGTGGTTGCCGACGAGGACGCTCGCCTCCCGGTCCGGCAGATGCACATGGACATGCACGGCGCAGACGGCGAAGTCGTCGAGCATGGCCCGGTACTGGTCCACCCCCGCCCGGTAGCGCCAGTGGTCACCGACCTCCGCGGGATCGGTGCGCCCCACGACCGGTGTGCCCGAGGCGCAGAGCCGCAGGCCCTCCTTCTCGGCAGCGGAGCAGAGCGCGGCGCGCATCCCGGTCAG is a genomic window containing:
- a CDS encoding 2OG-Fe dioxygenase family protein; amino-acid sequence: MDHVVDVSGRTPLAPSFDPAAAAGQALTTTGAHLMPAAATMACLGVDVDQWRRFTTHWESLTADPYASERGTRRLRRYGHFVFSAPRRCFHLLPPAAFVQPESSNPLYVDVDRRFDPLTSSFVADPVVGSLLRMLGRLATGLDDSERWDVKVHPFRVIASGEAAGLPTPEGLHRDGVTLVSSLMVGRRNATGGESEVRDMDGNRLLATTLDEPGTLLLGDDRRTLHGVSPVRPLDPHTQARRDVLVVTYAPRRGTTG
- a CDS encoding carboxylate-amine ligase: MTSFGDQGPTVGVEEEYLLVDPLTRAVEAAGPRVVARARTAVGESVTGEFTRYQVEGRTEPCVRSSDLRNALTGMRAALCSAAEKEGLRLCASGTPVVGRTDPAEVGDHWRYRAGVDQYRAMLDDFAVCAVHVHVHLPDREASVLVGNHLRPWLPLLVAMSSNSPFHQGHDTGYAGWRSVIRGRFPCLGPPPYAESLDDHERLATAMEETEAMLDAATPFWDIRPNPRLPTLEVRAMDVLPDIEDTVALTLLVRALVVTAAARVAHGDPGPRVCGEVLRAAYWRAARDGWAGSGVDALGGGILPSAVQAERLVAFVRPALDEQGDLDTVTAFLRRLATRGSGAERQRAARERGGLKAVVDDLVAATAR